A part of Bufo bufo chromosome 7, aBufBuf1.1, whole genome shotgun sequence genomic DNA contains:
- the LOC121008716 gene encoding NXPE family member 4-like, translating to MGKPFIQILLIAIFLMSFGWYRSLFQDSLRHLLQTCLAPTNHDQPSTKEPSPPPKTELQLEIDRIYDKIKKLIPVVTFTHFNQTTSGRNSKVSLVDPRKTYCVGEDFVVRVDMFDHLGNRKTYGGDFIRPRLISQELGASVSGILEDFKNGSYHVHFPLYWAGKVKVNILLFYPSEGVAALWRSRHSSQGVVGFEGKFEKFGKVAVTKCGFKLSNEDGKKICEYHDPLYEEVYHCYKVPNFTCESLNEMRGYDLHASYLTPVEQQIFQRSNIVIQIQSEIPPITVNQCNASGKAPLPKCQTGMSSPLPSGYFYQKIWNPVYCNMTVYRTGDDFIKCLQGKKLFLIGDSTLRQFMMHFTEGINIVKYFRYHRRGWTGWALTLEALNMEKDIYVSYKRHGFPLEHSGFYYFKEDLYTSRQIDQRAGGKDTIFVITMGQHFRQFPLKIFIRRAVNIRRALERLFLRSPDTKVIIKTENTREIYASVERQGDFHGYTQYLVLKEVFQGINVGFVDAWDMTVASATMTVHPPGYTFGSIMSLAFTFAC from the exons ATGGGTAAACCATTCATCCAAATACTACTGATTGCTATATTCCTCATGAGCTTTGGTTGGTACCGGAGCCTTTTCCAG GATTCTCTGAGACATTTACTTCAGACCTGTCTGGCACCCACCAATCATGACCAACCTTCAACTAAAGAGCCGAGTCCTCCACCAAAAACTGAACTCCAACTAGAAATAGACAGAATATATGACAAAATTAAAAAACTCATCCCCGTTGTGACATTCACACACTTTAACCAGACCACAAGTGGAAGGAACAGTAAGGTGTCCCTTGTAGACCCCCGAAAGACATACTGTGTTGGAGAAGACTTTGTGGTACGGGTTGATATGTTTGATCATTTGGGCAATAGGAAGACTTATGGAGGAGACTTCATAAGACCAAGACTCATCTCTCAAGAACTTGGAGCTTCTGTCTCAGGAATTTTGGAGGACTTTAAAAATGGGTCTTATCATGTTCACTTTCCATTGTACTGGGCCGGCAAGGTCAAAGTCAACATTCTGTTGTTCTACCCGAGTGAAGGGGTGGCCGCTCTCTGGAGGTCAAGACACTCCAGTCAAGGAGTTGTTGGTTTCGAGGGGAAATTTGAAAAGTTTGGTAAAGTTGCAGTGACTAAATGTGGTTTCAAGCTCTCCAATGAAGATGGGAAGAAGATCTGTGAGTACCACGACCCACTCTACGAGGAGGTCTACCACTGCTACAAAGTTCCAAATTTTACTTGTGAGAGTCTGAATGAAATGAGGGGTTATGACCTTCATGCCTCGTATCTTACCCCGGTGGAGCAGCAAATTTTTCAGAG GTCAAATATTGTTATACAAATCCAAAGTGAAATTCCGCCAATCACAGTAAATCAGTGCAACG CTTCAGGAAAAGccccactaccaaagtgtcagacTGGAATGAGCTCGCCTCTCCCGAGCGGATATTTCTACCAAAAAATCTGGAATCCGGTTTACTGTAACATGACGGTTTATAGAACGGGGGATGACTTTATTAAATGTCTGCAGGGAAAGAAGCTCTTTCTCATCGGAGATTCCACGTTACGTCAGTTCATGATGCACTTCACCGAGGGGATCAACA TAGTGAAATACTTCAGATACCATCGCAGAGGATGGACCGGTTGGGCTTTGACACTGGAAGCATTGAACATGGAGAAGGATATATATGTTTCCTACAAGAGGCATGGATTCCCATTGGAACACAGTGGCTTCTACTACTTTAAGGAGGACCTGTACACCAGTCGTCAGATTGACCAGCGTGCCGGGGGGAAGGATACCATTTTTGTGATTACAATGGGACAACATTTTAGACAGTTCCCTCTAAAAATTTTCATTCGACGAGCTGTCAACATCCGCAGAGCTCTGGAACGACTGTTCCTCAGGAGTCCCGACACCAAAGTCATCATAAAAACTGAAAACACCAGAGAGATCTATGCCTCAGTTGAAAGGCAAGGAGACTTCCATGGATACACTCAGTATCTGGTCCTCAAGGAAGTGTTTCAAGGGATCAATGTTGGCTTTGTGGATGCTTGGGACATGACGGTGGCATCGGCTACAATGACTGTACATCCTCCCGGTTATACATTTGGGAGTATAATGAGCCTGGCGTTCACCTTTGCTTGTTAA